One window of Halorussus sp. MSC15.2 genomic DNA carries:
- a CDS encoding DUF5796 family protein has protein sequence MSARNDVAPDTLGVELAEDGIVVEYTDGRETYYRGVPTKESGTLRTQPGKLVQILVTDPTETEGVMMYVNDRNTHDDILESTGVGRVMLESGEEEELFPGVTVRVDGYAIEVEADPETARGRVFVFEEDELGENSYEIVNED, from the coding sequence ATGAGCGCACGCAACGACGTGGCCCCCGACACCCTCGGCGTCGAGTTGGCCGAGGACGGCATCGTCGTGGAGTACACCGACGGCCGGGAGACCTACTACCGCGGCGTTCCGACCAAGGAGTCCGGGACGCTCCGGACCCAGCCCGGTAAACTGGTCCAGATTCTCGTGACGGACCCGACCGAAACCGAGGGCGTGATGATGTACGTCAACGACCGCAACACCCACGACGACATCCTCGAATCGACCGGCGTCGGTCGAGTGATGCTCGAATCGGGCGAGGAGGAGGAACTGTTCCCCGGCGTCACGGTGCGCGTGGACGGCTACGCCATCGAGGTGGAGGCCGACCCCGAGACCGCGCGCGGCCGGGTGTTCGTCTTCGAGGAGGACGAACTCGGCGAGAACTCCTACGAGATAGTCAACGAGGATTGA